DNA sequence from the Chloroherpetonaceae bacterium genome:
TCCAAAACTCACCAAGAGATTTTATGACATAATACCTTACAATCTGCAAAAACAGCAAAAATGTAAGCAAACTTCCCCAAAATGGAAAAATCGAAGGTTTCAAAAGAATAAATTCTGTAATCATACCGACAAACCAGCCCAAATGCAAAAGGACCATCCATTTGTAGTGGCTTTCGCCGTATTCAATTGCCCCTTTCGCTTTAAGCTGTGTTTCGTTATGCCTTGATACCATTAGCTCCATCAAACGCTGAACAGCCAGCAAAATAATAAGATACAGAAAATACTCTTTTGTTAAGTCCATTAGTAAAGTTATTCGATTTGACTAAAATTGGAGCAGAAGTAGTTCAGAACTAAATCCGGGGCCTAATGCTCCCAAAATGGCGTAATCCCCGGAAATCTGATTTGCATTTGATAAATGTTGCTCCAGAATAAAAAGAACTGTTGGAGCAGACATATTTCCAAAATTTGTTAAAACATGATATGCGTATCGAAGTTGCTCCCTATTGATGCCTAAACTTGATTCATAAGCCTCTAAAACCTTTGCACCGCCCGGGTGAGTAATAAAAAAGCGAATATCGCTTTGATCTAAGTGTCGTTTTTTCAATAACTTAGCTACACCCTCTTTCATAAAAGTTTTCACAATTGTGGGAACATCTTTCGAAAGAACAACATGAAGCCCCTTTTCTGTGAAATTCCAACCCATTACTTCAAGCGAATCAGACATTGTTTCCGTTTGTGACTCTAATAAGAAAACCGGCAAATTCTTAAGAGGTTTGGGAGCATTTACTTCTTTTCCTACAATAATTGCACTCGCAGAACCATCACCAAATAGAGCGGTAGAAATTATCGCCGCTTTTCCAATATCCTCGCGCTGAAAAGTTAAACCACAACATTCTGTTGCAACCACTAAAATGATACTGTTATGCTCCGCAAGTGCCAAAGAACGGGCTAATGAAATCGCACCTGCTCCCCCACCGCATCCTAACCCCCAAAGCGGAAACCGTTTAATATTTTTTCTAAAGGGGAGCAAATGAATCAGTTTTGCATCGATTGAGGGGGTCGAAAACCCCGTCGTCGAGGTGAATACAATCGCATCAATATCAGAATAGTCAAAGCCTGTCGTATGCATTACACTTTCAATTGATCGCTTCGAAAGCTCTAAAGCGCTATCTTGATATAATTTATTCTTCGATTCAAATGTATGGTCCTTACCAAACCACTCCATTGGTGCTGAAAAATAGCGTTCTTTAACTTCCGAGTGATCAAATACCGTGAGAAGTCGTTCAATTTCCTGACCAAGCCTTTTTCCATAAACAAACCGAGCAAATTCCTTAACATCCTTTTGTTCTAATTTGTATGGCGGTAAAGCCGTACCAACACCAATGAGTTTTGGAAAGTCAGCTTTATTTTTGAATTGAGAATTCATATCAATTGATTCAATTGGAAGAAAGAAAAGAAATTTTGGGAATAGTGTTTTTTCTATATATTTGCATTCCTCTAAAACTGTTTAGAAGCATGTTAGAAATCTTGAAACGCTTAGTATTGACAAGGGATTTCATCTATTGCACCCTATCGAGTCATTTTTTTGGAAAATGGTTCTTACAATCAAATTGTGTGTTCAAGTTGCCAATGTCACCGACCTTTTTGGTTATGCACCTTCGATTTAATCCTCCTATTCTTAAAGAATCTCAATATTCAAATCGTTTATTCAACTTACAATCAATAAAAAAGTAATGGCCAAAATTGACGTTGTGATGCCCAAAATGGGTGAAAGTATTATGGAAGGTACGATTCTCAAATGGCGAAAGCAACCCGGAGAAAAAGTTCAAAAAGACGAAAATATTCTTGACATATCGACCGATAAAGTCGATGCCGAGGTACCCGCAACAGAGGCAGGCATTTTGGTAGAGACCCTCTTTAAAGAAGGCGATGTCGTGGCTGTTGGTAAAGTTATTGCTCGAATCGAAACAGATGCTGCCAACGCAGTGGTAGCTTCTCCGGAATCCGCTCCTCCTTCTCCTGCGAAATCAGAATCAGCACCTGCTCCTAAATCCGTTCCAGAAGTTTCTGTGACAAAACCAGCTGTATCACAAGATGAATTGGCTACTTCATCCTCCGACCGTTTTTATTCACCAGTTGTTTTGAATATTGCTCGGACAGAAGGAATTTCGATGGCTGAATTAGAGACTCTCGCAGGAACCGGCCAAGGTGGCAGAGTTACCAAAACAGATGTCTTAAATTATGTAAAAAACCGCGGAAGTAAACCAGCGCCGCAGGTTCAGGCCGCTCCAAAGTCTGAAAGTCTTCCAAAACATTCATCTGCTCCCGTTGTTTATGACGCCAGCCGATCAACCGTTGTCCCAATGGATAACATGCGTAAGCTTATTGCAGAGCATATGGTTCGCTCAAAACAAACATCAGCACATGTGACATCCGTTTCTGAAGCCGATGTTACCGGTCTTGTGAAACTCGTGAAGTCCAAAAAAGCTGCTTTTGAAGCTGCAAATGGTGTAAAATTGACATTTACTCCATTTTTTGTTGAAGCAGTTGTCAATTCGTTGAAAGAGTATCCAATGCTCAACGCTTCTGTAGATGGGGATAAGATTATTATCAAAAAATATATTAATGTTGGAGTTGCGGTCGCTTTGGGTGAAAAAGGAGATGGAGGACTCATCGTTCCTGTTGTTAAAAATGCGGATGAGAAAAATTTGGTTGGGATTGCTCGTTCGGTTCAGGATTTGGCTGCGAGGGCAAGAACGAAAAAATTACTACCCGATGATATCCAAGGCGGAACTTTTACCCTCACCAATTATGGAACTGCCGGAAATCTTTTCGGTGCGCCTATTATCAATCAACCTCAAGTTGCAATTTTAGGTACAGGAGCTATTGTTAAGCGACCGGTTGTTAAAACCCTAGAGGATGGAAGCGATACCATCGTGATTCGCTCGATGATGTATCTTTCACTTTCTTATGATCACAGAATAGTTGACGGAGCATTGGCAGGGTTCTTTTTACAAACCTTAACCAATCATCTTGAATCGTATAACGAAAAGAGTTCAATTTAATCATGTAAGAAAGGGAGCAAATGCTCCCTTTTTTTTAACCAAATGTTTTAA
Encoded proteins:
- a CDS encoding isoprenylcysteine carboxylmethyltransferase family protein — protein: MDLTKEYFLYLIILLAVQRLMELMVSRHNETQLKAKGAIEYGESHYKWMVLLHLGWFVGMITEFILLKPSIFPFWGSLLTFLLFLQIVRYYVIKSLGEFWNTKIIVLPGSRPIQSGIYRFVRHPNYWIVRMEILFFPILFKLYITSIIFTILNVWLLNVRIEEEEKALATLSEK
- a CDS encoding 3-oxoacyl-[acyl-carrier-protein] synthase III C-terminal domain-containing protein, with the translated sequence MNSQFKNKADFPKLIGVGTALPPYKLEQKDVKEFARFVYGKRLGQEIERLLTVFDHSEVKERYFSAPMEWFGKDHTFESKNKLYQDSALELSKRSIESVMHTTGFDYSDIDAIVFTSTTGFSTPSIDAKLIHLLPFRKNIKRFPLWGLGCGGGAGAISLARSLALAEHNSIILVVATECCGLTFQREDIGKAAIISTALFGDGSASAIIVGKEVNAPKPLKNLPVFLLESQTETMSDSLEVMGWNFTEKGLHVVLSKDVPTIVKTFMKEGVAKLLKKRHLDQSDIRFFITHPGGAKVLEAYESSLGINREQLRYAYHVLTNFGNMSAPTVLFILEQHLSNANQISGDYAILGALGPGFSSELLLLQF
- a CDS encoding dihydrolipoamide acetyltransferase family protein, giving the protein MAKIDVVMPKMGESIMEGTILKWRKQPGEKVQKDENILDISTDKVDAEVPATEAGILVETLFKEGDVVAVGKVIARIETDAANAVVASPESAPPSPAKSESAPAPKSVPEVSVTKPAVSQDELATSSSDRFYSPVVLNIARTEGISMAELETLAGTGQGGRVTKTDVLNYVKNRGSKPAPQVQAAPKSESLPKHSSAPVVYDASRSTVVPMDNMRKLIAEHMVRSKQTSAHVTSVSEADVTGLVKLVKSKKAAFEAANGVKLTFTPFFVEAVVNSLKEYPMLNASVDGDKIIIKKYINVGVAVALGEKGDGGLIVPVVKNADEKNLVGIARSVQDLAARARTKKLLPDDIQGGTFTLTNYGTAGNLFGAPIINQPQVAILGTGAIVKRPVVKTLEDGSDTIVIRSMMYLSLSYDHRIVDGALAGFFLQTLTNHLESYNEKSSI